In Colletotrichum higginsianum IMI 349063 chromosome 3, whole genome shotgun sequence, a genomic segment contains:
- a CDS encoding C6 finger domain-containing protein: protein MDSADVVLEDGKSPTKSSDNNEDNGNDDPNRKKANVRKRTKTGCLTCRKRRIKCDEGRPICSNCIKSKRHCEGYNQRVIFKDPIASFNLNGVYGPVVYPPESSSSPFQSIPNPPPKSSNGPPLAPIAPKPPQHPDFQGQPMLHYGHGFLGQFQGQIPPTAFDFNQFPHGEHHMHSSSSVISPASQFRGQFGDHRSNLASPITDSGPFVHNPAGPWRGQPTAGLTRAEVFSDNNAAARTDQATEDAEIEYLYSDDDASMPDSDDAFDDAMGEESAYGQLVQSRNDGPWDGFGTKMRSFSAFAEETILTSYIPTPNNSPLNDERTAALFWHFINVTGPSMSLYERHPFDHSKLTNNYSVPKAGHNIWTCETTRSGASALWLTLIDTFPIISFNHPALLQAMLALGALQIAKLQKIPPTAAMKHYHLAIRRIARNLRSPKRRTQPATLAASLLLGYFEVWNSDHTKWCNHLFGSRLLIREIPFRQMTKNILPLKRARRALFQESQNQPMDPFFMGHDNTHMMSHDLDDLDLGLLSKLTNQQVSYEDDEPATGNLYTDRDIEHYEHLRDLYWWYCKMDVYQSILGGGKPFMDYQHWTQCPPRAPMGRLEAIYGTYDHLMLLLGRLCSFAAKDLPRKRKSFKGFGPPPGGGRPGGPPEGPPNVGEPPGRGQGWPPPGMAGGMPGGGPPGGPPMGMPPPGMMRGPPPGAMPGGNGGSPPMFPGMLPNLGKVTLPMGFSPPRDDSPPPPGEEVREDLDSDMAADAAMREWESLREAFEILRSRFGPEFQPLGAEYADRRDSPFGPTLQYRTFSVAGIWMNYYMGLIHLYRAHPKMPPAAMIAAGIQAQHTVKFAIEIGRIAAGLTDDCANVVEISTLVGAALIESSFCLFVGGIQYQDNAQRQWIVRWMHDIARLTGWQSARQIAEGCESGWKKAAAMGRGPPYTRDPSLQTVVPQSVWTNPRRIGARLEQLDSDDTMLVVAKSERAFYALGLLSVEQELERLVIKDEG, encoded by the exons ATGGACTCCGCCGACGTGGTACTTGAGGACGGCAAGTCCCCGACCAAGAGCTCAGACAACAATGAGGACAACGGAAACGACGATCCGAACCGCAAGAAGGCGAATGTGAGGAAGAGGACCAAGACGGGCTGTCTCA CTTGCCGGAAGCGCCGCATCAAATGCGACGAGGGACGCCCCATCTGCAGCAACTGCATCAAGTCCAAGAGACACTGCGAGGGTTACAACCAGCGCGTCATCTTCAAAGACCCCATCGCGTCATTCAACCTCAATGGTGTCTACGGTCCCGTCGTTTATCCTCCCGAGTCATCAAGCTCGCCATTTCAGAGTATTCCTAACCCCCCACCAAAGTCGTCTAATGGTCCTCCTTTGGCCCCAATAGCTCCCAAGCCACCGCAGCATCCGGACTTTCAAGGTCAGCCGATGCTTCACTATGGCCACGGGTTCCTGGGTCAGTTTCAAGGTCAAAtaccgccgacggccttcGACTTCAACCAGTTTCCGCACGGAGAGCATCACATGCACTCGAGCTCGTCTGTCATTTCGCCAGCCAGTCAATTTCGGGGGCAGTTTGGTGACCATCGGAGTAACCTTGCCAGTCCGATTACGGATAGCGGCCCATTTGTTCATAACCCGGCAGGGCCATGGAGAGGACAGCCGACCGCAGGCCTTACGCGAGCGGAGGTCTTCTCCGATAACAACGCCGCCGCTCGGACGGATCAAGCAACCGAGGACGCGGAGATCGAATATCTGTACTCGGACGATGACGCATCCATgcccgactcggacgacgcTTTCGACGATGCGATGGGCGAGGAGAGCGCCTATGGTCAGTTAGTCCAGAGCCGCAACGATGGGCCCTGGGACGGGTTCGGAACCAAGATGAGATCCTtctccgccttcgccgaggaAACTATCCTCACGTCGTACATCCCCACGCCCAACAACTCGCCACTGAACGACGAGCGAACAGCAGCCTTGTTCTGGCACTTTATTAACGTTACGGGGCCAAGCATGTCTCTGTACGAGAGGCATCCGTTCGATCACTCAAAGCTGACAAACAACTACTCGGTGCCCAAGGCCGGGCATAACATTTGGACCTGTGAGACTACTCGTTCTGGCGCTTCTGCACTCTGGCTGACCTTGATAGACACTTTCCCCATCATCTCCTTCAACCACCCGGCGCTCCTCCAGGCGATGCTCGCTCTGGGTGCGTTGCAAATAGCCAAGCTGCAGAAGATCCCCCCGACAGCGGCCATGAAGCACTATCACCTCGCCATCCGCAGAATCGCAAGGAATTTGCGGAGTCCCAAGAGGAGAACGCAACCTGCTACTCTAGCAGCCTCCCTCTTGCTAGGATACTTTGAAGTATGGAACTCGGACCACACCAAGTGGTGCAACCATCTGTTCGGGTCCAGGCTCCTGATCAGGGAAATTCCCTTCAGGCAGATGACCAAGAACATACTGCCGCTGAAGAGGGCCAGGCGGGCGCTGTTCCAAGAGAGCCAGAACCAGCCGATGGACCCCTTTTTCATGGGTCACGACAACACGCACATGATGAGCCACGACCTAGAcgacctcgatctcggccttCTCAGCAAGCTCACGAACCAGCAGGTTTCGTACGAGGACGATGAGCCGGCGACTGGTAACTTGTATACGGATCGGGATATCGAACACTACGAACATCTTCGGGACTTGTATTGGTGGTACTGCAAGATGGACGTCTACCAAAGCATACTGGGTGGAGGAAAGCCATT TATGGACTACCAGCACTGGACCCAGTGTCCACCACGAGCGCCGATGGGCCGGCTCGAGGCCAT ATATGGGACGTACGACCacctgatgctgctgctcgggCGTTTGTGCAGCTTCGCGGCCAAGGATCTACCCAGGAAACGGAAATCGTTCAAGGGTTTCGGACCTCCTCCAGGCGGTGGGCGACCCGGAGGGCCACCGGAGGGGCCGCCAAATGTTGGTGAGCCACCGGGCAGAGGCCAGGGGTGGCCCCCACCAGGAATGGCAGGTGGAAtgcccggcggcgggcctCCCGGAGGACCCCCGATGGGCATGCCACCCCCGGGTATGATGAGAGGCCCGCCGCCGGGTGCGATGCCCGGAGGCAACGGCGGGTCGCCTCCCATGTTCCCCGGCATGCTTCCGAACCTCGGAAAGGTGACACTACCAATGGGCTTCTCTCCGCCGCGGGACGACTCCCCACCACCGCCGGGCGAAGAAGTGCGGGAAGACCTCGACTCCGACATGGCGGCAGACGCCGCAATGCGCGAGTGGGAATCCCTGCGCGAGGCGTTTGAGATACTCCGATCACGGTTCGGTCCGGAGTTCCAGCCCCTGGGCGCCGAATACGCCGATCGCAGAGACTCGCCATTCGGCCCGACGCTGCAGTATCGCACTTTTTCCGTGGCGGGCATCTGGATGAACTACTACATGGGCCTGATTCACCTGTACCGCGCGCACCCCAAGATGCCGCCCGCCGCTATGATCGCCGCGGGCATCCAGGCGCAACACACGGTCAAGTTTGCCATCGAGATTGGGCGGATCGCGGCTGGGTTGACGGACGACTGTgccaacgtcgtcgagatcagtactctcgtcggcgccgcgctGATTGAGAGTTCCTTTTGTCTCTTTGTTGGCGGGATCCAG TACCAAGACAACGCCCAGCGGCAATGGATCGTCAGGTGGATGCACGACATTGCCCGGCTCACCGGGTGGCAGTCGGCAAGGCAGATCGCCGAGGGCTGCGAGTCCGGgtggaagaaggcggccgccATGGGCCGGGGACCGCCGTACACGCGCGACCCAAGCCTGCAGACCGTGGTGCCGCAGTCCGTGTGGACGAACCCGCGCAGGATCGGGGCCAggctcgagcagctcgacagCGACGATACGATGCTTGTCGTGGCCAAGTCCGAGAGGGCATTCTACGCTCTCGGGCTGCTCAGCGTCGAGCAGGAGCTGGAGAGGCTGGTCATTAAGGACGAGGGGTGA
- a CDS encoding Proteasome subunit alpha type: MFMARSEYDRGINTFSPEGRLFQVEYSLEAIKLGSTAIGVATSEGVVLGVEKRVTSTLLETSSVEKIVEIDRHIGCAMSGLQADARSMVEHARVESQSHSFNYNEPLRVESCTQAICDLALRFGEGAEGEETIMSRPFGVALLIAGYDEDGPQLFHAEPSGTFYRYDAKAIGSGSEGAQAELQNEYHKSLTITDAETLVLKTLKQVMEEKLDSKNVQLASVTKEKGFRIYTDEEMAAVVERLPAN; the protein is encoded by the exons ATGTTTATGGCAAGATCCGAATACG ACCGAGGAATCAACACCTTCTCCCCGGAAGGCCGCCTCTTCCAAGTAGAATACTCACTGGAAGCCATCAAGCTTGGCTCTACAgccatcggcgtcgccacCTCGGAGGgtgtcgtcctcggcgtcgagaagCGTGTTACCTCGACCCTGCTCGAGACCTCTTCCGTCGAGAAGATTGTCGAAATCGACCGCCACATCGGCTGCGCCATGTCCGGCCTCCAGGCCGACGCCCGATCCATGGTCGAGCACGCCCGCGTCGAGTCACAGTCCCACTCCTTCAACTACAACGAGCCCCTCCGCGTCGAGTCGTGCACCCAGGCCATCTGCGACCTCGCCCTGCGCTTCGGCGagggtgccgagggcgaggagacCATCATGTCCCGACCTTTCGGTGTCGCCCTGCTAATTGCCGGttacgacgaggacggcccTCAGCTCTTCCACGCCGAGCCCAGTGGCACCTTCTACCGCTACGATGCCAAGGCCATCGGTTCTGGTTCGGAGGGTGCGCAAGCCGAGCTGCAGAACGAGTACCACAAG TCTTTGACGATCACAGACGCCGAGACGTTGGTGCTTAAGACGCTGAAGCAGGTCatggaggagaagctcgactcgAAAAACGTCCAACTCGCGAGCGTGACGAAGGAGAAAGGTTTCAGAATATACACAGACGAAGAGATGGCCGCCGTGGTGGAGAGGCTCCCTGCGAACTAA
- a CDS encoding Spc97/Spc98 family protein, protein MSSGTRVSTHERRANGGTAPAPDQERTSRTARMNAAAAGSGQTNFKSERSERTDARQRERDRDREREHQPRERAASPGSNAHKRSASGNPRSRAPDDRRVEERRTERTYVTQLETMVQRTRSSERGERRGGGDKGKPAEAKSRTAEPKPKEAKVDGPPAPWNPEATLLPHTSAPLACRISIPPLASQAPQSQLPKPLNELSLEVQEAVILEDLLFVFMGYEGQYIRFAKTYNPHEERDRLSGPTFRILPGLDPSLHDLTVSMLKMATYYSALEMFVDVQSREEFGAVNHALCASIRKFLHDYLVMIAQLETQFLTNETFTLHVLNIHTLPTSQMMSHLYSLAHDLLKRNALLDDDDEEESDSADDFENILESLREGGDLAPGSGKKICKGGVVLGLITKRLESMSGDPAARALLTSLLRDASRPYMVMLNEWLHHGGINDPHAEFLVKEQKSIRRERLEQDYTDEYWERRYTIREHDIPPQLEGVKDKVLLAGKYLNVVRECGGVDVSKVVQDVPTSFDDSRFLENVNSAYAHANESLMQLLLTTHSLPLRLRSMKHYFFLDPSDYFSYFLELGASELRKPVKSVNTGKLQSLLDLVLRQPGSIVSLDPFKEDVKVEINEITLIKSLQRVVNITGIEQGETLQPLANQPIENDKNAIGFTSLQLDYAVPFPVSLVISRKTVWRYQALFRYLLSLRYLESQLSATWYSQTSGLTWAHKSSSRSLEIWKRRVWTLRARMLVFVQQLLYFCTAEVIEPNWAKFMSRLRVSEEGQEAASGGAASGPTRTVDELMQDHVDFLDTCLKECMLTNSKLLRIHSKLMQTCTIFATYSNWLSRELEKADPDLSGTTRPSNMTPEQWRAFQAVRTQKPTTGSHSDSTSSAGPGASDQQQQQDARVGNLFEIMKKWEGNFSRHLQILLDALNHYAATETVVLLSLCARLSTANQGTEYAGLRTEDDSVV, encoded by the exons ATGTCGTCAGGCACCAGGGTATCAACCCACGAGCGCCGTGCGAACGGCGGCACAGCACCCGCACCCGATCAGGAACGAACTTCAAGAACAGCGCGCATgaacgccgccgcagcgGGCAGCGGCCAGACAAACTTCAAAAGCGAACGCAGCGAGAGGACTGATGCGCGCCAACGAGAACGCGACCGGGACCGGGAACGTGAACACCAACCACGCGAGAGGGCCGCATCACCGGGGAGCAATGCGCACAAGCGGTCTGCGTCGGGGAATCCCCGGAGCCGGGCGCCCGATGACAGGCGTGTGGAGGAGCGGAGGACGGAAAGGACGTACGTGACGCAACTCGAAACCATGGTCCAGCGGACTAGGAGTTCCGAGAGGGGAGAACGGAGAGGCGGAGGTGATAAGGGGAAGCCTGCCGAGGCCAAGTCGCGAACGGCCGAGCCAAAGCCAAAAGAAGCCAAGGTTGACGGTCCACCAG CACCGTGGAACCCGGAAGCGACACTTCTCCCTCACACATCTGCTCCCCTGGCTTGTCGAATATCAATACCACCGTTGGCATCTCAGGCGCCACAATCTCAACTGCCGAAACCATTGAACGAGCTATCCCTTGAGGTGCAAGAGGCGGTGATCCTGGAGGACCTACTGTTTGTCTTCATGGGTTATGAAGGCCAGTACATCCGCTTCGCCAAGACGTACAACCCCCATGAAGAGAGGGATCGGTTATCAGGGCCGACGTTCAGGATACTACCCGGTCTGGATCCCAGTCTGCACGATCTAACCGTGTCGATGCTGAAGATGGCAACCTACTATTCGGCTCTAGAGATGTTTGTCGACGTACAGAGTAGGGAGGAGTTTGGCGCCGTCAACCATGCGCTATGCGCCTCTATCCGGAAGTTCCTTCACGACTACCTCGTTATGATTGCGCAGCTGGAGACACAGTTCTTGACGAACGAGACATTCACTCTCCACGTCTTGAACATCCACACACTGCCCACCAGCCAGATGATGTCACACCTGTATTCTCTGGCACACGACCTACTGAAGAGGAACGCGCTgctggatgacgatgacgaggaagaaagCGACAGCGCGGATGATTTTGAGAACATTCTTGAGTCGTTGCGGGAAGGCGGCGACCTGGCACCGGGCTCGGGAAAGAAGATTTGCAAGGGAGGCGTCGTGCTAGGACTAATCACAAAAAGGCTGGAGTCAATGTCCGGAGACCCAGCGGCGCGCGCTCTCTTGACTTCGCTACTGCGCGACGCCAGTAGACCATACATGGTAATGCTCAACGAATGGCTTCACCACGGAGGTATCAACGACCCCCACGCCGAGTTCTTGGTCAAGGAGCAAAAGAGCATCCGCAGAGAACGCTTAGAGCAGGATTACACGGACGAGTACTGGGAGCGACGGTACACCATCCGGGAGCATGACATACCCCCGCAGCTGGAAGGTGTCAAGGACAAAGTCTTGTTGGCCGGCAAGTATCTCAATGTCGTCAGAGAATGTGGTGGTGTGGACGTCAGCAAGGTCGTCCAGGACGTGCCCACATCCTTTGACGACAGCCGTTTCCTGGAGAACGTCAACAGCGCCTACGCGCACGCCAACGAGTCGCTCATGCAGCTGCTCCTGACGACGCACTCGCTGCCGTTGAGGCTGCGGTCGATGAAGCACTACTTCTTCCTGGACCCGTCTGACTACTTCTCATACTtcctcgaactcggcgccTCGGAGCTGCGGAAGCCCGTCAAGTCCGTTAACACCGGCAAGCTGCAGTCGCTTCTCGACCTGGTCCTGCGTCAACCGGGCAGCATCGTCTCGCTCGACCCCTTCAAAGAAGATGTCAAGGTGGAAATCAACGAAATCACTCTCATCAAGTCTCTGCAGCGCGTCGTTAATATCACAGGTATCGAACAGGGCGAGACGCTGCAGCCCTTGGCAAATCAGCCGATTGAGAACGACAAGAACGCCATCGGCTTCACCTCGTTGCAACTTGACTACGCGGTGCCCTTCCCCGTCTCCCTAGTCATCAGCCGGAAGACTGTGTGGCGGTATCAAGCGCTGTTCCGCTACCTTCTTTCGCTGCGCTATCTCGAGTCCCAGCTGTCGGCGACGTGGTACTCGCAGACATCCGGCCTGACGTGGGCACACAAGAGCTCCTCACGCAGCCTCGAGATTTGGAAACGTCGCGTGTGGACGCTGCGCGCGCGCATGCTTGTTTTTGTGCAGCAGCTTCTCTACTTCTGCACGGCCGAGGTCATCGAGCCCAATTGGGCAAAGTTCATGTCAAGGCTCAGGGTCAGTGAGGAGGGTCAGGAGGCGGCTTCGGGCGGCGCTGCATCGGGCCCGACGAGGACTGTAGACGAGCTCATGCAGGACCACGTGGATTTCTTGGACACGTGCTTGAAGGAATGCATGCTCACCAACAGCAAGCTTCTGAGA ATCCACTCCAAACTCATGCAAACCTGCACGATTTTCGCAACCTACTCTAATTGGCTCTCCCGCGAGCTGGAAAAGGCGGACCCGGATCTTTCCGGTACCACGCGGCCCTCCAACATGACGCCCGAGCAGTGGCGCGCCTTTCAGGCTGTCAGGACGCAGAAGCCCACGACGGGTTCGCACAGCGActcgacatcgtcggcggGGCCGGGCGCGAGcgaccagcagcagcagcaggacgcgCGCGTGGGAAACTTGTTCGAAATCATGAAGAAGTGGGAAGGAAACTTTAGCAGGCACCTGCAGATCCTGCTCGACGCGCTGAATCACTACGCCGCGACTGAGACGGTCGTTCTGCTCAGTCTCTGCGCGCGGCTCAGCACGGCGAACCAGGGAACCGAGTACGCCGGATTACGGACTGAGGACGACAGCGTTGTGTAG
- a CDS encoding UMTA methyltransferase, whose product MASDPQTVPLDNTFLETVTYQGREYQRYAVDNGAYFAPMDEVRNTSGPVTAFLLRLTFPTGLQDEVERLQIMHVVLSVVFENQLLFPPITRPRRILECGFGSGDWAIEVAQRHPSCEVVAIDICPHIWPDETETPTNLNLQVDDLNGRFTFPSNHFDLVHSQMMAGGIHSNRWRDYIGDMFRVTRPGGWCQMVEIYFNAQSDNGTLTQILLPDHALRRWSRRYLDSMQPYKDPRAPLHLQSWMQSAGFDSVETQMIPLPTCGWSNGKEIAEAEYLLLGLIGDSDPRQHHIGVVNRENVRRMLSSLAMYPMTEFRGMTSQEFQVLVAQARSEADNPAFRDGNLVDEAYQDARRRGCLFVGAFGTFGHA is encoded by the exons ATGGCAAG CGATCCACAAACGGTCCCTTTGGACAACACCTTCCTCGAGACTGTCACGTACCAAGGCAGAGAATATCAGCGATACGCTGTCGACAATGGAGCATATTTTGCGCCGATGGACGAGGTAAGGAATACCTCGGGCCCCGTGACAGCTTTCCTTCTCCGCCTAACATTTCCGACTGGATTGCAGGACGAAGTCGAACGATTACAAATAATGCATGTCGTTCTCTCAGTAGTGTTCGAAAACCAGCTTCTTTTCCCGCCAATAACCAGACCCAGACGGATTCTCGAATGCGGGTTTGGATCCGGAGACTGGGCAATCGAAGTCGCACAACGGCATCCAAGCTGCGAG GTGGTAGCCATCGATATTTGCCCGCACATCTGGCCAGACGAGACCGAAACGCCGACGAATTTGAATCTTCAGGTTGATGATTTGAATGGAAG ATTTACATTCCCGTCAAACCACTTCGACCTCGTGCACAGCCAAATGATGGCGGGCGGTATTCACTCGAATCGATGGAGAGACTACATCGGAGATATGTTTCGCGTAACTCGACCCGGTGGTTGGTGCCAAATGGTGGAGATATACTTCAACGCGCAATCGGATAACGGGACGTTGACTCAAA TTCTGCTGCCAGATCACGCCTTGCGCAGGTGGTCGAGACGATACCTGGACAGTATGCAACCGTACAAAGACCCTCGAGCGCCGCTTCATTTACAGAGTTGGATGCAAAGCGCAGGATTCGACTCGGTGGAAACCCAGATGATTCCTCTCCCGACCTGTGGGTGGTCCAATGGTAAGGAAATTGCAGAGGCAGAGTACCTGCTCCTGGGGCTTATTGGTGATTCAGATCCACGGCAGCACCACATTGGCGTGGTCAATAGAGAAAATGTCAGGAGGATGCTCTCCTCTCTGGCCATGTATCCCATGACAGAATTCCGAGG GATGACTTCGCAGGAGTTCCAGGTGCTGGTGGCCCAAGCAAGGAGTGAGGCCGATAACCCGGCATTCAGG GACGGAAacctcgtcgatgaggcATATCAGGACGCCAGACGAAGAGGTTGCTTGTTTGTAGGCGCATTCGGGACGTTCGGACATGCGTAA